The Hornefia porci genome contains the following window.
TCTTCACCGTGGAGCTGCCCATGGCTTTGTTCTTCCCGGAAGTGATGGTCACTGTTCTGATGCCGTATTTCTTCAGCAGCCCGGTTATATCATACATGGTTCCCAGTGTGACTCCGATGGAGCCGGTCCAGCAGTTGCGGTTCGCAACGATGCGGTCGCAGTTCGAACTGATGTAATAGCCGCCGGAAGCCGCCTCGCTGGCCATATAGGAATAGACCGGTCTGCCTGTCTTTTTCTGATAGTGCCGGATAGCCAGATACAGCTCGTCGCTGGCATAGACACTGCCGCCCGGCGAATTGACATAGAGAATCATTCCTTTGTTATTGGAATCCTTCTCCATATCGTCGATACGGTTCAGAATCCAGCTGTGATGGTAGCTCGAGCTGCTCAGCAGCCCGGAGGAGTCAGACTCCGAAATCGTCCCCTCTACAGAAAGCACTCCGATATACGGATCACTGAGCTTCAGCGTTCCTCCGTCTCCCACGACCGTGCCGGCAGACTTCATATGCCCCCTGATCAGAACTCCCGCAGCGATGATCACCGCCAGGATAATCAGAAAGATCAGGATGCCCTTCTTCCAGGTGAACGGTTTTTTCGCCTTCCCGGCCTGAGAATCGAATGTATTTACTCTGTTTTCCATGATATTAATCTCTCCTTCTCATTCCTGCTGAATAATTGCCCCTTCGGATTATTGATATTACAGGCTTATCCAATCAAATTCAATGACTGTGCATGTATTAAGTATTATACCATTGAGCCGCTTTTGTTGTAAAGAAATCCCGCAGACAAATTCCCTCTTGACAGTGTACTATCCGAAGTAGTATACTTAGCACACAACAGGGGTAAGTTAATACATCAGCGTCTGTCCTTTCCGGGCAGACGCAAGGAGAAAAGGAGGCTGCGATGTTTCAGC
Protein-coding sequences here:
- the sppA gene encoding signal peptide peptidase SppA, producing the protein MENRVNTFDSQAGKAKKPFTWKKGILIFLIILAVIIAAGVLIRGHMKSAGTVVGDGGTLKLSDPYIGVLSVEGTISESDSSGLLSSSSYHHSWILNRIDDMEKDSNNKGMILYVNSPGGSVYASDELYLAIRHYQKKTGRPVYSYMASEAASGGYYISSNCDRIVANRNCWTGSIGVTLGTMYDITGLLKKYGIRTVTITSGKNKAMGSSTVKMTGEQKKILQSLVDEAYDQFTGIVAEGRNMSLKKVRKLADGRIYTAKQAKKLGLVDQIGTYEEAVADMKARYKMSSAVKAKQIEYDENTGFLQSLLSESLSRVLGSGNTSGVSELAALKSVMQENQTFTITYLSQVRK